A single region of the Myripristis murdjan chromosome 3, fMyrMur1.1, whole genome shotgun sequence genome encodes:
- the rhcga gene encoding rh family, C glycoprotein a — protein MGNCAQGFKDFFCRPKNTNVRVSLPAVCFVWQIAMIILFGVFIRYNEEADTHWVEHKKSHNITSDIENDFYFRYPSFQDVHVMIFVGFGFLMTFLKRYSFGGVGFNFLIASFGVQWALLMQGWFHTLDHSTGKIYIGVESLINADFCTAGSLIAYGALLGKVSPVQLMVVTLFGVTLFAVEEYIILSLLHCRDAGGSMVIHCFGGYYGLAISWVLYRPKLHLSQRLNGSVYHSDVFAMIGTLFLWMFWPSFNSAITDHGDGQHRTAINTYLALASCVLTSVAISSMSQKTGKLDMVHIQNATLAGGVAMGTAAEFMITPYGALIVGFCMGIISTFGYLFVTPFLEKYLKIQDTCGVHNLHAVPGMLGGFIGAITAAAASESVYGKEGLISTFDFEGSFKDRTPGTQGGFQAAGTCVSIAFGLVGGALVGLILRLPIWGDPADDNCFEDEVYWEVPEDEESIPPVLEYNNHMIHKHQDISESNFSVEQS, from the exons ATGGGAAACTGTGCTCAGGGTTTCAAGGACTTTTTCTGCCGGCCAAAAAACACCAATGTGCGTGTTAGTCTGCCGGCTGTCTGCTTTGTCTGGCAGATAGCTATGATCATCCTGTTTGGAGTTTTCATCCGATACAATGAGGAGGCAGATACACATTGGGTAGAGCACAAAAAGAGCCACAACATCACCAGTGATATTGAAAATGACTTCTACTTCAGATATCCCA GCTTCCAGGATGTCCATGTCATGATCTTTGTTGGTTTTGGCTTCCTCATGACCTTCCTGAAACGCTACAGCTTCGGTGGTGTGGGCTTCAACTTCCTGATTGCGTCCTTCGGGGTGCAGTGGGCTCTTCTCATGCAAGGCTGGTTCCACACTCTGGACCACTCCACAGGAAAAATCTACATTGGGGTTGAAAG TCTGATCAATGCTGACTTCTGCACGGCGGGATCTCTCATAGCCTATGGTGCTCTTCTGGGAAAagtcagtccagtccagctgaTGGTTGTCACCTTATTTGGTGTCACCCTTTTTGCAGTGGAGGAGTACATTATCCTCAGCCTTCTTCAT TGTCGGGATGCAGGTGGCTCCATGGTTATCCACTGCTTCGGAGGGTATTATGGTTTGGCCATCTCCTGGGTCCTCTACCGGCCGAAGCTCCACCTAAGCCAGCGCCTCAACGGATCTGTCTACCACTCTGATGTGTTTGCCATGATTG GCACACTGTTCCTGTGGATGTTCTGGCCCAGTTTCAACTCCGCCATCACAGACCATGGTGATGGGCAGCACAGAACCGCCATTAACACCTACCTTGCCCTGGCTTCCTGTGTCCTCACCTCTGTGGCCATCTCCAGCATGTCTCAGAAGACAGGCAAACTAGATATG GTGCACATCCAGAATGCCACCTTGGCTGGCGGCGTCGCCATGGGAACAGCAGCTGAGTTCATGATCACTCCTTATGGCGCACTGATCGTGGGCTTCTGCATGGGCATCATCTCCACCTTTGGCTACCTCTTTGTCACT CCGTTCTTGGAGAAGTATCTGAAGATCCAAGATACATGTGGAGTCCACAACCTGCATGCAGTGCCTGGCATGCTCGGCGGCTTCATAGGAGccatcactgctgcagctgcCTCTGAATCTGTCTATGGGAAAGAGGG GCTGATCAGCACGTTTGACTTTGAAGGGAGCTTTAAGGACCGAACTCCAGGAACACAGGGTGGCTTCCAGGCTGCGGGCACATGTGTGTCCATTGCATTTGGACTTGTTGGAGGAGCTCTTGTTG GATTGATCCTGAGGTTGCCTATCTGGGGCGATCCTGCTGACGACAACTGCTTTGAAGATGAGGTTTACTGGGAG GTTCCTGAGGATGAAGAAAGCATCCCTCCTGTTCTGGAATACAACAACCACATGATACACAAACACCAGGACAT ATCGGAGTCCAACTTCTCCGTGGAGCAGAGCTAG